Proteins from a genomic interval of Polyodon spathula isolate WHYD16114869_AA chromosome 1, ASM1765450v1, whole genome shotgun sequence:
- the LOC121324209 gene encoding zinc finger protein 213-like encodes MAQQLWDHLTRWLRPTERTTQQIMESVAVDQFLEVLEPETRAWVARHSPETMDTAVELAEAFEDALLRVDPSPAPVRHRPSPAHPKTATRPSVFPVPLSASPPKWRQRLAPSWARENPWTSPSGPRDKQPSPTAPPSPTCFRCHEVGHIARFCPIAMECDVALRCPAAEGEA; translated from the exons ATGGCCCAGCAACTCTGGGACCATCTGACCCGCTGGCTGCGTCCCACTGAACGGACCACCCAACAAATCATGGAGTCTGTGGCGGTCGACCAGTTCCTGGAGGTGTTGGAACCAGAGACTCGAGCCTGGGTCGCTCGCCACAGTCCCGAGACGATGGACACGGCCGTCGAGCTGGCGGAGGCCTTCGAGGACGCACTGCTTCGGGTGGACCCCAGTCCAGCTCCAGTGAGGCATCGGCCTTCGCCAGCGCACCCAAAGACTGCAACGAGGCCTTCAGTTTTCCCCGTCCCTTTGAGCGCCTCTCCTCCAAAGTGGAGACAGAGGTTAGCTCCCAGCTGGGCTAGAGAGAATCCTTGGACCTCCCCTAGTGGACCAAGGGACAAACAGCCGTCTCCCACAGCGCCGCCTTCCCCTACCTGCTTCCGGTGCCACGAGGTGGGGCACATCGCGAGATTCTGTCCCATcgcgatggagtgtgacgtggccttgCGATGTCCGGCTGCAGAGGGTG aagcttga